A single window of Rhizobium indicum DNA harbors:
- a CDS encoding imelysin family protein — MRLWHPLLCLTLIGLATSAAAQTATPPAGLNEDAVPAVMQRAVDEVIRPGYRNMQQSAARLTTAMKDLCADGTQQTLDKAKSTFDDTIRYWSIIEIVQTGPVIQDNLFEHILFYPDRKGVGLKQVQALIAKADPKDATVDAIAGKSVALQGLTALEYVLYGNGSDDLVGQKGSFRCLYGEAVAGNIQREAGEVVAAWEKPDGVQASWKHPGPQSNDFMDNKEAVTALLGILVHGAENVRDQRLEQFYKGKDTAPRPRMAIYWRSKNTWKSMTANLEGLRTLWQKAGMAELLPPDKQPIAASIDEDFKSLLDSVPKLNPDIDVATSDAEKAKLDTLLAESRDLITRISDEYGAAIGLSAGFSFSDGD; from the coding sequence ATGCGCCTTTGGCACCCCCTGCTCTGCCTTACTCTGATCGGCCTCGCGACATCAGCGGCCGCCCAGACGGCCACTCCCCCGGCAGGGCTGAACGAGGATGCCGTTCCCGCCGTCATGCAGCGCGCCGTCGACGAGGTGATCCGTCCCGGCTATCGTAACATGCAGCAATCAGCCGCCCGGCTGACGACGGCAATGAAGGATCTTTGCGCCGACGGCACGCAGCAGACGCTCGACAAGGCGAAGTCCACCTTCGACGACACGATCCGCTATTGGTCGATCATCGAGATCGTCCAGACCGGACCTGTCATCCAGGACAATCTCTTCGAGCACATCCTGTTTTATCCCGACCGTAAGGGCGTCGGCCTCAAGCAGGTGCAGGCGCTGATCGCCAAGGCCGACCCGAAGGATGCGACGGTCGATGCGATCGCCGGCAAGAGTGTTGCGCTGCAAGGCCTGACGGCACTGGAATACGTCCTTTATGGCAATGGCTCCGACGATCTCGTCGGGCAGAAGGGCAGTTTCCGCTGCCTTTACGGCGAGGCGGTCGCCGGCAATATCCAGCGTGAGGCCGGCGAAGTCGTCGCCGCCTGGGAAAAGCCCGACGGCGTGCAGGCGAGCTGGAAACATCCAGGCCCGCAGAGCAACGACTTCATGGACAACAAGGAAGCGGTGACCGCTCTGCTCGGCATTCTCGTCCATGGCGCCGAGAATGTCCGCGACCAGCGGCTGGAGCAATTCTACAAAGGCAAGGACACCGCGCCGCGGCCGCGCATGGCGATTTACTGGCGCTCCAAAAACACCTGGAAATCGATGACCGCCAATCTGGAGGGCCTGCGCACGCTCTGGCAGAAGGCCGGCATGGCCGAACTTCTGCCGCCGGACAAACAGCCGATCGCCGCCTCGATCGACGAGGACTTCAAATCGCTGCTCGACAGCGTGCCGAAGCTCAATCCCGACATCGACGTCGCCACAAGCGATGCGGAGAAGGCCAAGCTCGATACGCTGCTTGCCGAAAGCCGCGACCTGATCACCCGGATCAGCGACGAATATGGCGCAGCCATCGGCCTTTCGGCCGGCTTTTCCTTTTCGGACGGAGACTGA
- a CDS encoding imelysin family protein — protein MKLNRKFRAAVLAIAPAALLALPAHAETDAAAVVKHYAGVAHAKYEDSLTTAKALDAAIDAFLKAPTDATLKAARDAWIKARVPYQQTEVYRFGNPIVDDWEGKVNAWPLDEGLIDYVDASYGTESDENSLYVANVIANKTIKIDGKDVDASKLTPEFLSGTLAEAGGIEANVATGYHAIEFLLWGQDLNGTGPGAGDRPATDYDLKNCTHGNCDRRAEYLKSASTLLVSDLQEMTDNWKPDGAATKNVETDPKAGLVAILTGMGSLSYGELAGERMKLGLLLHDPEEEHDCFSDNTYNSHLNDAIGIAAAYTGNYTRVDGTKLSGPSLHDLVAAKDKALDAEVEGKLNKTLEAMNAMAKRGETVEKYDQMIGEGNKEGNAVVQAAIDGLIDQTKSVQRVIAALDLGTVQLEGSDSLDNPNAVFK, from the coding sequence ATGAAGCTCAACCGCAAATTCCGCGCAGCCGTGCTGGCGATCGCCCCCGCCGCCCTGCTCGCCCTTCCCGCGCATGCCGAGACTGATGCTGCCGCCGTGGTGAAACACTATGCCGGTGTGGCACATGCGAAATACGAGGACTCGCTGACGACGGCCAAGGCGCTCGACGCCGCGATCGACGCCTTCCTGAAGGCGCCGACCGATGCGACGCTCAAGGCCGCCAGAGACGCCTGGATCAAGGCGCGCGTCCCCTACCAGCAGACGGAAGTCTATCGCTTCGGCAATCCGATCGTCGACGACTGGGAAGGCAAGGTCAATGCGTGGCCGCTCGATGAAGGCCTGATCGACTATGTCGACGCTTCCTACGGCACCGAGAGCGACGAGAATTCTCTCTATGTGGCAAATGTCATCGCCAACAAGACGATCAAGATCGACGGCAAGGATGTCGACGCTTCCAAGCTGACGCCGGAATTCCTCTCCGGCACGCTGGCCGAGGCCGGCGGCATCGAAGCCAATGTCGCGACCGGCTATCATGCCATCGAATTCCTGCTTTGGGGTCAGGATCTGAACGGCACGGGACCCGGCGCCGGCGACCGTCCGGCAACCGACTACGACCTCAAGAACTGCACGCACGGCAATTGCGACCGCCGCGCCGAATATCTGAAGTCCGCCTCCACCCTGCTCGTTTCCGACCTGCAGGAAATGACCGACAACTGGAAGCCGGACGGTGCAGCGACGAAGAACGTCGAAACCGATCCGAAGGCCGGCCTCGTCGCGATTCTGACGGGCATGGGTTCGCTTTCCTACGGCGAGCTTGCCGGCGAGCGGATGAAGCTCGGCCTGCTGCTGCACGATCCCGAGGAAGAGCATGATTGCTTCTCCGACAACACCTACAATTCGCATCTCAACGACGCGATCGGCATCGCTGCCGCCTATACCGGCAACTATACCCGCGTCGACGGCACCAAGCTCAGTGGCCCGTCGCTGCATGATCTGGTGGCCGCCAAGGACAAGGCGCTCGATGCCGAAGTGGAAGGCAAGCTCAACAAGACGCTCGAAGCGATGAATGCCATGGCAAAGCGCGGCGAGACCGTCGAGAAGTACGACCAGATGATCGGCGAAGGCAACAAGGAAGGCAACGCCGTCGTTCAGGCCGCTATCGACGGGCTGATCGACCAGACGAAATCGGTGCAGCGCGTTATTGCCGCACTCGATCTCGGCACGGTTCAGCTTGAAGGTTCCGACAGCTTGGATAATCCTAACGCCGTCTTCAAATAA
- the queG gene encoding tRNA epoxyqueuosine(34) reductase QueG, with the protein MPEPDNDDKERRRRDNLTEFVRAESAAKGFDLCRITRPDAIPQAKERLGQFIDAGRHGTMDWMAETRDRRGDPLTLWSEVRSVVVFGLNYAPEEDPRAILDKPDKAAISVYARNRDYHDVIKGRLKEIATRFAARAGADVKVFVDTAPVMEKPLAAAAGLGWQGKHTNLVSRVHGSWLFLGTMFTTADLAVDAPEIDHCGSCRACLDICPTAAFPAPYQIDARRCISYLTIEHRGPIDADLRVLIGNRIYGCDDCLAACPWNKFASSASEMKLKAREDLKEPSIAFLLTLDDAAFRAFFSGSPVKRIGRDRFVRNVLIAAGNSGDKALIGPCRGLSEDPSPVVRGMTVWALWRLMEAGEFADFAAQRADERDDDVLNEWRLAGVG; encoded by the coding sequence ATGCCCGAACCTGACAATGACGACAAAGAGCGCCGCCGCCGCGACAATTTGACCGAGTTCGTCCGGGCAGAATCTGCCGCCAAGGGCTTCGATCTCTGCCGCATCACGCGCCCGGATGCGATCCCGCAAGCGAAAGAGCGCCTCGGCCAGTTCATCGATGCCGGGCGCCACGGGACGATGGATTGGATGGCGGAGACGCGCGACCGGCGCGGCGATCCCCTGACACTCTGGAGCGAGGTGCGCTCCGTCGTCGTCTTCGGCCTCAATTACGCTCCGGAAGAAGATCCCCGCGCTATCCTCGACAAGCCGGACAAGGCAGCGATTTCCGTCTATGCCCGCAACCGCGATTATCACGACGTCATCAAGGGCCGGCTGAAGGAGATCGCCACGCGCTTTGCAGCGCGGGCAGGCGCCGACGTGAAAGTGTTCGTCGATACGGCGCCGGTCATGGAGAAACCGTTGGCGGCGGCGGCCGGGCTCGGCTGGCAGGGCAAACATACCAATCTCGTCAGCCGCGTTCACGGTTCTTGGCTGTTCCTCGGCACGATGTTCACCACCGCCGATCTTGCCGTCGACGCGCCGGAGATCGATCATTGCGGCTCCTGCCGCGCCTGTCTCGACATCTGTCCGACGGCTGCCTTCCCGGCGCCTTACCAGATCGACGCGCGGCGCTGCATCTCCTATCTCACCATCGAGCACAGGGGACCGATCGACGCCGATTTGCGCGTATTGATCGGCAATCGCATCTACGGCTGCGACGACTGTCTTGCCGCCTGTCCCTGGAACAAGTTCGCAAGCTCCGCCTCCGAGATGAAGCTCAAGGCGCGGGAGGATCTGAAGGAGCCGTCGATCGCCTTTCTGCTGACGCTTGACGATGCCGCCTTCCGTGCCTTCTTCAGCGGCTCGCCGGTGAAGCGGATCGGCCGCGACCGTTTCGTCCGCAATGTGCTGATCGCCGCCGGCAATTCCGGCGACAAGGCGCTCATCGGGCCGTGTCGCGGGCTTTCGGAGGATCCCTCGCCCGTGGTGCGCGGCATGACGGTCTGGGCGCTTTGGCGGCTGATGGAGGCTGGCGAATTTGCGGACTTTGCCGCACAAAGGGCGGACGAGAGAGATGACGACGTCCTGAACGAATGGCGATTGGCGGGAGTGGGCTGA
- a CDS encoding complex I NDUFA9 subunit family protein: protein MTLANLPPLVTVFGGSGFVGRHVVRALAKRGYNIRVAVRRPDLAGFLQPLGNVGQISFVQANLRYRGSIDRAVDGASHVVNCVGILQETGRNTFDAVQEFGGRAIAEAARSAGATLTHISAIGADAKSDSDYGRTKGRAETAILSVKPDAVIFRPSIVFGPEDSFFNKFAQMARMSPILPLIGGGKTKFQPVYVEDIAEAVARAVDGKVAGGKVYELGGPEVLSFRECLETMLKVTCRKNPLVSLPFGIASMIGSIASLVPFITPPITPDQVRMLKRDNIVSPEAEAEGRTLKGLGIAPTMVASVLGSYLVHYRPHGQYTGTGKAA from the coding sequence ATGACCCTTGCCAACCTGCCGCCGCTCGTCACCGTGTTCGGAGGGTCGGGCTTCGTGGGCAGGCACGTGGTTCGGGCGCTGGCCAAGCGCGGCTATAACATCCGCGTCGCCGTGCGCCGTCCCGATCTCGCCGGCTTCCTGCAGCCGCTCGGCAATGTCGGCCAGATTTCCTTCGTGCAGGCGAACCTGCGCTACCGCGGCTCGATCGATCGCGCCGTCGACGGTGCGAGCCACGTCGTCAACTGCGTCGGCATTCTGCAGGAGACCGGCCGCAACACTTTCGACGCCGTGCAGGAATTCGGCGGTCGTGCGATTGCTGAGGCGGCGCGCAGCGCGGGTGCGACGCTGACGCATATTTCGGCGATCGGCGCCGACGCGAAATCCGATTCGGACTATGGCCGCACCAAGGGTCGCGCCGAAACGGCCATCCTCTCGGTCAAGCCCGATGCGGTGATCTTTCGTCCGTCGATCGTCTTCGGACCGGAGGACAGCTTCTTCAACAAGTTCGCCCAGATGGCGCGCATGTCGCCGATCCTGCCGCTCATCGGCGGCGGCAAGACGAAATTCCAGCCTGTCTATGTCGAAGATATCGCCGAGGCCGTCGCCCGCGCCGTCGACGGCAAGGTTGCCGGCGGCAAGGTCTATGAGCTTGGCGGGCCTGAGGTGCTCAGCTTCCGCGAATGTCTCGAGACGATGCTGAAGGTAACGTGCCGCAAGAACCCGCTGGTATCCCTGCCCTTCGGCATCGCTTCGATGATCGGCAGCATCGCTTCGCTGGTCCCCTTCATAACGCCGCCGATCACGCCGGATCAGGTGCGCATGCTGAAGCGCGACAATATCGTCTCCCCGGAAGCCGAGGCGGAAGGCCGCACGTTGAAGGGCCTCGGCATTGCGCCCACCATGGTGGCATCGGTGCTCGGCTCCTATCTGGTGCACTATCGTCCGCACGGCCAGTACACCGGCACCGGCAAGGCCGCCTGA
- a CDS encoding undecaprenyl-diphosphate phosphatase, whose protein sequence is MDYINAAILGVIEGITEFLPISSTGHLIIAEQWLGHRSDMFNIVIQAGAILAVTIIYWRRLVDLVLGWRDPANRDYAAKLIVAFLITAILGLVVKKLGFELPETATPIAWALIIGGIWMIFAEWAAARRPPHKEITWLVAILVGIAQIVAGVFPGTSRSGATIFVAMLAGTGNRAAATEFAFLVGIPTMYAASAYELLKTFRDGGAAGEDWTALGIAFVVSTVVAFIAVKWLLAYIRSNRFTLFAIYRIILGVLLLGMAATGLIA, encoded by the coding sequence ATGGATTATATAAATGCTGCAATTCTCGGCGTCATAGAAGGGATCACCGAGTTCCTGCCGATCTCGAGCACCGGCCACCTGATCATTGCCGAGCAATGGCTCGGACATCGGTCGGATATGTTCAACATCGTTATTCAGGCGGGCGCCATCCTCGCCGTCACCATCATTTACTGGCGTCGCTTGGTGGATCTGGTGCTTGGCTGGCGCGACCCCGCCAACCGCGATTATGCCGCCAAGCTGATCGTCGCCTTTCTCATCACCGCCATTCTCGGACTGGTCGTCAAGAAGCTCGGCTTTGAACTGCCGGAGACTGCGACACCGATCGCCTGGGCGCTCATCATCGGCGGCATCTGGATGATCTTTGCCGAATGGGCGGCCGCCCGCAGGCCGCCGCATAAAGAGATTACCTGGCTTGTCGCCATCCTGGTCGGCATCGCCCAGATCGTTGCCGGCGTCTTCCCGGGAACCTCGCGCTCCGGCGCCACGATCTTCGTCGCCATGCTGGCAGGCACGGGCAACCGGGCCGCGGCGACCGAGTTTGCCTTTCTCGTCGGCATTCCCACAATGTACGCGGCCAGCGCCTATGAATTGCTGAAGACCTTCAGGGATGGCGGAGCGGCAGGCGAAGACTGGACGGCGCTCGGCATCGCCTTCGTTGTCTCCACCGTCGTCGCTTTCATCGCGGTCAAATGGCTGCTTGCATATATCAGGAGCAACCGGTTTACCCTGTTTGCCATCTACCGCATCATTCTCGGTGTTTTGCTGCTCGGCATGGCCGCGACCGGCTTGATTGCCTGA
- a CDS encoding septal ring lytic transglycosylase RlpA family protein, protein MKNIRRSIIAAVTIVACSSMLPAEGFAGNGCGGASWYALRSKTASGERMNPAILTAAHRSLAFGTKVKVTNRNNGRTVVVRINDRGPFIRGRVIDLSRAAAQNIGMVSSGTAKVCYQVVS, encoded by the coding sequence TTGAAGAACATACGTCGTTCTATTATCGCCGCTGTAACTATTGTAGCCTGTTCTTCCATGCTTCCGGCAGAGGGTTTTGCTGGCAATGGCTGTGGCGGTGCTTCATGGTACGCACTTCGCTCCAAAACTGCTTCCGGGGAACGTATGAATCCTGCCATCTTGACTGCTGCACATCGTTCGCTTGCTTTCGGCACCAAGGTGAAGGTCACCAACCGCAACAATGGCCGCACAGTCGTCGTTCGCATCAACGATCGTGGTCCGTTCATCCGTGGTCGTGTGATCGACCTGTCGCGCGCCGCCGCCCAGAATATCGGCATGGTGAGCTCCGGCACTGCGAAGGTCTGCTACCAGGTCGTCAGCTGA
- a CDS encoding RsmB/NOP family class I SAM-dependent RNA methyltransferase — protein sequence MRLGGRLEGAISVLADIDARKRPVADALKDWGLAHRFAGSGDRAAIGNIVYDALRMRLSHAWLMDDDSPAAIAHGVMFRQWGFSPDSLATELADDKFAPAPLSTDAVAAFQSRSLDDAPPHIRGDIPEWVQPSFEQAFGAAWLAEAQALAARPTLDLRANLLKASRDKVVKALERANAHAAKIARYGIRIAAGEGASRLPNVTAELSFQKGWFEVQDEGSQIVADLVLAHDGEQVLDYCAGGGGKTLAMAAAMQNKGQVHAYDADRKRLAPIIERLKRAGTRNVQVHDDARALSALAGRCDKVLVDAPCTGTGTWRRRPDTKWRLTAKNLDERIAQQQDALAQASGFVKPGGDLIYVTCSVLPQENEEQARRFTADNPDFQLVSALPAWEALFGKDAPRPHSSDGLTVTLTPASTDTDGFFFCRMQRKG from the coding sequence ATGCGTCTGGGCGGCCGCCTCGAAGGGGCGATTTCTGTGCTCGCGGACATCGATGCCCGCAAGCGGCCCGTCGCCGACGCGCTGAAGGACTGGGGCCTCGCGCACCGCTTCGCCGGCTCCGGCGATCGTGCAGCGATCGGCAACATTGTCTATGACGCACTGCGCATGCGGCTTTCCCATGCCTGGCTGATGGATGACGACAGTCCTGCTGCCATTGCCCATGGCGTCATGTTCCGCCAATGGGGTTTTTCACCTGACAGTCTTGCCACTGAGCTGGCGGACGACAAGTTTGCGCCGGCGCCACTTTCAACCGACGCTGTTGCGGCCTTTCAAAGCCGCTCGCTCGACGATGCGCCGCCGCATATCCGCGGCGATATTCCCGAATGGGTCCAACCCTCCTTCGAACAGGCCTTCGGCGCCGCCTGGCTTGCCGAGGCACAGGCGCTCGCCGCCCGCCCGACGCTCGATCTGCGCGCCAACCTGCTCAAAGCCTCTCGCGACAAGGTCGTCAAGGCGCTCGAAAGAGCCAACGCGCATGCAGCGAAGATCGCCCGCTACGGCATCCGGATTGCCGCTGGCGAAGGCGCCTCGCGTCTTCCCAACGTGACTGCCGAGCTTTCGTTCCAAAAAGGTTGGTTCGAAGTTCAGGATGAGGGATCGCAGATCGTCGCCGACCTGGTGCTCGCCCATGATGGCGAACAGGTTCTCGACTATTGCGCCGGCGGTGGCGGCAAGACGCTCGCCATGGCGGCGGCCATGCAGAACAAGGGACAGGTTCACGCCTATGATGCCGACCGCAAACGGCTGGCGCCGATCATCGAACGGCTGAAGCGGGCGGGCACGCGCAATGTCCAGGTGCATGACGACGCCAGGGCGCTCTCCGCCCTTGCCGGACGCTGCGACAAGGTGCTGGTCGACGCGCCCTGCACCGGCACCGGCACGTGGCGCCGCCGCCCCGATACGAAGTGGCGGCTGACGGCGAAGAACCTCGACGAGCGCATCGCCCAGCAGCAGGACGCGCTGGCGCAGGCGAGCGGCTTCGTCAAACCCGGCGGCGATCTGATCTATGTCACCTGCTCGGTCCTGCCCCAGGAAAACGAGGAGCAGGCGCGCCGCTTCACGGCCGACAATCCTGATTTTCAGCTCGTCAGCGCCCTGCCCGCCTGGGAAGCCCTGTTCGGCAAGGACGCCCCGCGTCCGCATTCGTCCGACGGCCTGACGGTGACGCTGACGCCCGCCTCCACCGATACCGACGGCTTCTTTTTCTGTCGTATGCAGCGGAAGGGCTGA
- a CDS encoding SDR family oxidoreductase has product MHVMIFGCGYSGTAIAKAFAGDGVRVSGTTRSPDKVEALRQNGIEAFLFDGESMEEGLRQALDGVTHLVQSIAPGKADPLLRLLDKDGARLLPKLEWIGYLSTVGVYGDHQGAWVSEETPCLPVSGRSTERLEAEEGWLAMGRERGVPAAVLRLSGIYGPGRNAFCNLDKGTARRLIKKDQVFNRIRVEDIGAATRFLSERGLGGIYNVTDDRPGPPQDVIVEAARLMGVEPPPEQAFETAELTPMARTFYGENKRVSNAKLKAAGFAFSFPNYPMSLAQLWRDGCWWGE; this is encoded by the coding sequence ATGCATGTGATGATCTTTGGCTGCGGTTATTCCGGCACGGCAATCGCCAAGGCCTTTGCCGGCGACGGCGTGCGGGTTTCCGGCACCACGCGCTCGCCTGACAAAGTGGAAGCGCTCCGCCAGAACGGCATCGAAGCATTCCTTTTCGACGGCGAGAGCATGGAAGAGGGGTTGCGCCAGGCTTTGGACGGCGTCACCCACCTGGTTCAATCGATCGCCCCTGGAAAGGCCGACCCGCTGCTGCGGCTGCTTGATAAAGACGGCGCACGCCTGCTGCCGAAGCTTGAATGGATCGGTTACCTCTCCACCGTCGGCGTCTATGGCGATCACCAGGGCGCCTGGGTGAGTGAGGAAACGCCGTGCCTGCCCGTTTCCGGACGGTCGACCGAGCGGCTCGAGGCGGAAGAGGGCTGGCTGGCGATGGGCCGGGAGCGCGGCGTGCCGGCGGCGGTGCTGCGCCTTTCCGGCATCTATGGGCCGGGCCGCAACGCCTTCTGCAATCTGGACAAGGGCACGGCGCGACGGCTGATCAAGAAGGACCAGGTGTTCAACCGCATCCGCGTCGAAGATATTGGCGCAGCGACACGCTTTCTGTCGGAGCGCGGCCTCGGCGGCATCTATAATGTCACCGACGACCGGCCCGGCCCGCCGCAGGATGTGATCGTCGAGGCAGCCCGCCTGATGGGCGTCGAACCGCCGCCGGAGCAGGCGTTCGAGACCGCCGAATTGACGCCGATGGCGCGCACTTTCTACGGCGAGAACAAACGGGTTTCGAATGCAAAACTCAAGGCCGCCGGCTTCGCATTTTCCTTCCCGAACTATCCTATGTCGCTTGCGCAATTGTGGCGGGATGGATGCTGGTGGGGGGAGTAG
- a CDS encoding glutathione S-transferase family protein gives MPTLYHHPMSSASRFVRLILAEYGYQADLIEEQTWEKRRDFLALNPAGTLPVYVDDSMRALCGASVISEYLDETHGVLKRDRRLLAEDPFQRAEIRRLTEWFMQKMENDVTKPLARERVYKLQMTADQGGGAPDSKVLRTARANIRQHMRYLTWLAGSRQWLAGERMSYADLAAAASISILDYLGEIEWADSPVVKDWYQRLKSRPSFRPMLTERVRGLTPVSHYADLDF, from the coding sequence ATGCCCACGCTTTATCATCATCCCATGTCATCCGCATCTCGCTTCGTCCGGCTGATCCTGGCGGAATACGGCTATCAGGCGGATCTGATCGAGGAGCAGACATGGGAGAAGCGCCGGGATTTCCTGGCGCTCAATCCGGCCGGCACGCTGCCGGTCTATGTCGACGACAGCATGCGCGCGCTCTGCGGCGCGAGCGTCATTTCCGAATATCTGGACGAGACGCACGGCGTCTTGAAACGCGACCGGCGGCTGCTCGCCGAAGACCCTTTCCAGCGGGCGGAAATCCGCCGGCTGACCGAATGGTTCATGCAGAAGATGGAAAACGATGTGACCAAGCCGCTCGCCCGCGAGCGTGTCTATAAGTTGCAGATGACCGCCGATCAGGGCGGCGGAGCGCCGGATTCGAAGGTTCTGCGCACGGCCCGCGCGAATATCCGCCAGCATATGCGCTATCTCACCTGGCTTGCCGGCTCGCGTCAGTGGCTGGCGGGCGAGCGGATGAGCTATGCCGACCTTGCCGCCGCGGCCTCGATCTCGATCCTCGATTATCTCGGCGAGATCGAGTGGGCGGATTCGCCAGTCGTCAAGGACTGGTACCAGCGGCTGAAGTCGCGTCCGTCCTTCCGGCCGATGCTGACCGAGCGCGTGCGCGGCCTGACACCGGTTTCACACTATGCCGATCTGGATTTCTGA
- a CDS encoding di-heme oxidoredictase family protein, translating to MSHAPARRFFASATLCATLAGFSVSIAAGFDLPTKRTDLSESDLQRVADVTRPTADFSKAEQYEAMQAGATTSIDPVTEDSFSHTSANIPFEEEQNFKLGNALFRKLWVSAPSSTQASDGLGPLFNARSCMSCHVNDGRGKPPEGGPSATSMFLRLSRAATTPEDEKAIAQADVVNFPDPVYGHQLQDLAVPGLAAEGKMVISYREERVTLGDGETVSLRRPSYAVTNLGYGPLDPATTISPRVASAMIGLGLIEAIPEADILAHADPDDADGDGISGKAAIVRDHRSGGIALGRFGWKAQNATVRDQSADAFANDIGISTPDHPDAQGDCTKAEEKCRDMPTGVQKRLGAEEAPGPILDLVTFYSGNLAVPARRKASFAETLQGKRIFYESGCISCHMPKFVTRRDTPDKAQSFQLIWPYSDFLLHDMGDGLADGQQVGLASGREWRTPPLWGIGLTRTVSGHSFFLHDGRARSLTEAILWHGGEAEKARNAFSSLSTDDRAALITFLESL from the coding sequence ATGTCGCATGCCCCGGCCCGCCGATTTTTCGCCAGCGCAACGCTCTGCGCCACGCTTGCCGGTTTTTCCGTCAGCATCGCAGCCGGTTTCGACCTGCCGACGAAACGCACCGACCTCTCCGAATCCGATCTGCAACGCGTCGCCGACGTCACCCGGCCGACAGCGGATTTTTCCAAAGCCGAACAATACGAAGCGATGCAGGCAGGGGCTACGACCTCGATCGACCCTGTCACCGAGGACAGTTTCTCGCATACTTCGGCCAACATTCCCTTCGAGGAAGAGCAGAATTTCAAGCTCGGCAATGCGCTCTTCCGCAAGCTCTGGGTGTCCGCTCCCTCCTCGACGCAGGCTTCCGATGGTCTCGGGCCGCTGTTCAACGCCCGCTCCTGCATGAGCTGCCATGTCAATGACGGCCGCGGCAAACCGCCGGAGGGAGGCCCGAGCGCCACCTCGATGTTCCTGCGGCTTTCCCGCGCCGCCACGACGCCGGAGGACGAAAAGGCCATCGCACAGGCTGATGTCGTCAATTTTCCCGATCCGGTCTACGGCCATCAGCTGCAGGATCTCGCCGTTCCTGGCCTTGCTGCCGAAGGGAAGATGGTGATCAGCTACCGCGAAGAGAGGGTGACGCTCGGCGACGGCGAGACCGTGTCGCTGCGCCGGCCGAGTTATGCGGTGACGAACCTTGGTTATGGGCCGCTCGACCCCGCGACGACGATTTCGCCGCGGGTCGCCTCGGCGATGATCGGCCTCGGACTGATCGAGGCCATTCCCGAGGCCGACATCCTTGCCCATGCCGATCCTGATGATGCCGACGGCGACGGCATCTCCGGCAAGGCGGCGATCGTGCGCGACCACCGCAGCGGTGGGATCGCGCTCGGCCGGTTCGGCTGGAAGGCGCAGAACGCCACGGTGCGCGACCAGAGTGCCGATGCCTTCGCCAATGATATCGGCATCTCGACGCCCGATCACCCGGATGCGCAGGGCGACTGCACCAAGGCGGAAGAGAAATGCCGTGATATGCCGACCGGCGTGCAGAAACGGCTGGGCGCGGAAGAAGCGCCGGGTCCCATTCTCGACCTCGTCACCTTCTATTCCGGAAATCTTGCCGTTCCGGCACGGCGCAAGGCGAGTTTCGCCGAGACGCTGCAGGGCAAGCGGATTTTTTACGAAAGCGGCTGCATTTCCTGCCACATGCCGAAATTCGTCACCCGGCGGGATACGCCGGACAAGGCACAGTCCTTCCAGCTGATCTGGCCCTATTCCGACTTTCTTCTGCACGACATGGGCGACGGGCTTGCCGACGGGCAGCAGGTCGGCCTTGCAAGCGGACGTGAATGGCGCACGCCGCCGCTATGGGGTATAGGACTGACCCGGACTGTCAGCGGACACAGCTTTTTCCTGCATGACGGCCGTGCGCGGAGCCTCACCGAAGCGATCCTCTGGCATGGCGGCGAAGCTGAAAAGGCCCGCAACGCTTTCTCCTCCCTGTCGACAGACGACAGGGCGGCCCTGATTACATTCCTGGAGTCACTTTGA